The following are encoded together in the Oncorhynchus nerka isolate Pitt River linkage group LG25, Oner_Uvic_2.0, whole genome shotgun sequence genome:
- the nup160 gene encoding nuclear pore complex protein Nup160 isoform X1: MAAVLERSFIEICGFERETLPRFREITVNLGLNSLPGGVKYPDSAGGFHYEESGKLLSITSNRCIHWSTSGDTVQLVEQSLDTNLLNNAVKLKITHCHLLPGGVHIQETLNNVIILIVTNQTVHRLVLPHPTRMYRSELVTELQMQSIFTDVGKLSLQDPAHSAAIPSPVGQTAGPSASAAWLSHQGEAHYALASPAGGILVITLPPHDTQGSITILELKRSSVMQRLAGWMPTAIRGEQSPGDLALSLAVRELEDDTFIFALCQDHKLRMWSYRDQVCLMETDMLEYMPACRGVKGSPGQGHRLRLAFSPSTGLCLAVYLAVPSRGQFTVLQLVATDNNRYSLDHISSLFATQETLVDFALTSTDIWGLWLDDTNQTVVKYINFEHSTAGQWNQVFVQPAPEEEVHIGADQDPRETYLDMLFSPLRFTASAIVKALQIYRRGTERIADLPWETLKKEVTVAVENELQSSVTEFEFSQEEYRQLQVEFWSKFYACCLQYQEALATPLGLLLNPHTHMVCLLKKGFVSFLLPCFAVDHMYLSFDEYLFSEEDTPVSEDPEVARDVMQLVQCLRLVSDAVPGDMAYEMEKALEHLQSPERAAEMVLENLLANDNENVIEDIQNKLQDIRNPVSAMAVLIREMDLETDSEPGGEGPLTTAGLSVRISLSQLYGSSVAVAVICQAVCQMAMTRVLFCRDLLILQQLYLRLGDNVFLAGGDQLLQLQQDLIPRSSHLLSSYYLLKHISQSLATAVPLDIIDANLQHLSVLELSDSPALASNRSVLSPQTVVELFYQSVARKAIVTQIYSQQQSTALLHWPQMVSSVVTLLAQQLWPNNPGFQFPECLMGNCQYTQLQEYVRLIGPWCQVNVGSCRFMLGQCYLANGEGQKALQCFQEAATEVEKEEFLLRLTGAEEEEVTAASRLQYYNKVLRLLEDVGLPELVIHLATLAITEAVNDPRSQAALWTRIFKHHLDLGHNSQAYEALTQNPDSSRQLDCLRQLVVVLCERSQLQDLVQFSYVNLHDEVVSIIESRARAVDLMSHNYYELLYAFHINRHNYRKAGTVMFEYGMRLGREVRTQLGLQKQVNCYLASLNCLRLIRPDYAWIVQPSSGAVYERPGASPKRNYDGEFATGPVSGQIDILELKDLQKEYTLARSRLNLAQHHPPSAAIAGSASAVEMVSLLVQTGLFDCALSLCQTFKLSLTPIFEGLAFKCIKLQYGGEESQNEAWNWLAANQLSTIITTKESSATDEAWRLLASYLEKHPTQNAQHHRCVINKLLSHGVPLPDWMVNTYKGVDAAALLRLYLNYDLLEEAAELVLEYVDALLGKGHQYFGIERPLSATASLVWLPYTSIDQLLQALNETQTNASIYNKLQDKLNDYHKLVDQTTRRRLQAQ, encoded by the exons gagctggtgacagagctccAGATGCAGTCTATCTTCACAGACGTGGGGAAGCTAAGTCTTCAGGATCCAGCCCACAGCGCGGCGATCCCCAGCCCCGTAGGCCAGACAGCAGGCCCCTCCGCCTCAGCAGCCTGGCTCAGCCACCAGGGAGAGGCCCACTATGCCCTGGCATCACCTGCTGGGGGCATCCTGGTCATCACACTGCCCCCACATGACACACAGGGTAGCATAACCATTCTGGAGCTGAAGAGGAGCTCTGTAATGCAGAGACTCGCTGGCTGGATGCCAACTGCAATCAG AGGTGAGCAGAGTCCTGGAGACTTGGCCCTGAGTCTGGCAGTAAGAGAACTGGAGGACGACACCTTCATATTCGCTCTGTGTCAGGACCATAAACTACGCATGTGGTCCTATAGG GACCAGGTGTGTCTGATGGAGACTGACATGTTGGAGTACATGCCAGCGTGCCGTGGCGTGAAGGGTTCCCCAGGGCAGGGCCATCGGCTGCGGCTAGCCTTCTCCCCCTCTACGGGGCTGTGTCTGGCCGTATACCTGGCTGTACCTTCCAGGGGACAGTTCACTGTtctgcagctggtggccacggACAACAATCGCTACAGCCTGGACCACATCTCCTCGCTTTTTGCCACACAG GAGACACTGGTGGACTTTGCTCTGACCTCAACGGACATCTGGGGCCTGTGGCTTGACGATACCAACCAGACCGTGGTGAAATACATCAACTTTGAACA TTCCACGGCAGGTCAGTGGAACCAGGTTTTTGTGCAGCCTGCCCCCGAGGAGGAGGTCCACATCGGAGCAGACCAGGACCCCAGG GAGACCTACCTGGACATGCTGTTCTCCCCCCTGAGATTCACTGCCTCTGCTATAGTCAAAGCCTTACAGATTTACAGGAGAGGCACAGAGCGAATCGCCGACCTCCCCTGGGAGACCCTCAAGAAAGAAGTGACGGTGGCGGTGGAGAACGAG CTGCAGAGCAGTGTGACAGAGTTTGAGTTTAGCCAGGAGGAGTACAGGCAGCTGCAAGTGGAGTTCTGGTCTAAATTCTACGCCTGCTGTCTGCAGTACCAGGAGGCTCTGGCCACTCCGCTCGGCCTACTgctcaacccacacacacacatggtctgTTTGCTGAAGAAG GGCTTTGTGTCATTCCTGCTGCCCTGCTTTGCTGTGGACCACATGTACCTGTCCTTTGACGAGTACCTGTTCTCAGAGGAGGATACGCCTGTCAGTGAAG ACCCAGAAGTTGCTCGTGACGTGATGCAGCTGGTGCAGTGTCTGAGGCTGGTGAGTGACGCGGTTCCGGGGGACATGGCCTATGAGATGGAGAAGGCCCTGGAACATTTACAGTCACCTgagagggctgcagagatggtgcTGGAGAACCTACTGGCCAATGACAA TGAGAATGTGATCGAGGACATTCAGAACAAGCTGCAGGACATCCGTAACCCGGTGTCAGCCATGGCTGTACTGATCAGAGAGATGGACCTGGAGACGGACTCCGAGCCAGGAGGAGAGGGACCTCTCACCACAG CAGGCCTGTCAGTGCGTATTAGTCTGTCCCAACTGTATGGCAGCAGTGTGGCAGTGGCTGTTATCTGTCAGGCTGTCTGCCAGATGGCCATGACCAGAGTCCTGTTCTGTAGGGACCTACTCATACTGCAGCAGCTCTACCTACGCCTCGGAGACAAT gtGTTCCTGGCTGGAGGGGATCAGCTGCTCCAGCTACAACAGGACCTAATCCCCCGCTCCTCTCACCTGCTCTCCTCCTACTATCTCCTCAAACACATCAGCCAGAGCCTGGCCACTGCCGTGCCCCTCGACAttat AGATGCCAACCTGCAGCACCTTTCAGTCTTAGAGCTGTCTGATTCTCCAGCCCTGGCCAGCAACAGATCTG TGTTGAGCCCTCAGACGGTGGTGGAGCTGTTCTACCAGAGCGTAGCGCGGAAGGCCATCGTCACCCAGATCTACTCCCAGCAGCAGAGCACGGCTCTACTTCACTGGCCCCAAATGGTCTCCAGCGTGGTCACCTTGCTGGCTCAGCAACt ttgGCCTAACAATCCAGGCTTCCAGTTCCCTGAATGTCTGATGGGCAACTGCCAGTACACACAACTGCAG gagtaTGTGCGTCTCATTGGGCCCTGGTGTCAGGTGAACGTGGGCTCCTGCCGCTTCATGCTGGGCCAGTGTTACCTGGCCaacggagagggacagaag GCACTGCAGTGTTTTCAGGAGGCAGCgacagaggtggagaaagaggagtTTCTGCTGAGATTGACAggagctgaggaggaggaggtcacaGCCGCCTCAAGACTACAGTACTACAACAAG gtgttGCGGTTACTGGAGGATGTTGGTCTACCAGAGCTGGTCATCCATCTAGCCACTCTGGCCATAACGGAGGCCGTCAACGACCCCAGGAGTCAGGCTGCCCTGTGGACCCGCATCTTCAAGCACCACCTGGACCTGGGACACAACAGCCAAGCCTACGAAGCCCTCACACAGAACCCTGACTCCAGCAGGCAGTTGGACTGTCTGCGTCAGCTGGTGGTGGTTCTTTGTGAACGCTCTCAACTTCAGGATCTGGTCCAGTTCTCCTACGTCAACCTGCACGACgag GTGGTCAGCATCATTGAGTCCAGGGCCAGAGCAGTGGACCTGATGTCTCACAACTACTACGAGCTGCTCTACGCCTTCCACATCAACAGACACAACTACAGGAAAG CGGGTACGGTGATGTTTGAGTACGGCATGCGTCTGGGCAGGGAGGTGAGGACCCAGCTAGGTCTCCAGAAACAGGTTAACTGTTACCTGGCCTCCCTCAACTGTCTACGACTCATCAGACCTGACTACGCCTGGATCGTACAGCCGTCCTCTGGCGCGGTGTATGAGAGGCCTGGCGCGTCACCAAAGAGGAACTACGATGGAGAGTTTGCTACTGGTCCAG TGAGTGGTCAGATCGACATCCTGGAGCTGAAGGACCTTCAGAAGGAGTACACCCTGGCCCGTAGCCGCCTCAACCTGGCTCAGCACCACCCGCCGTCCGCTGCCATCGCAG GCAGTGCCTCTGCAGTAGAGATGGTGTCCCTGCTGGTTCAAACAGGACTGTTTGACTGTGCCCTCTCACTATGCCAGACCTTCAAATTGTCTCTCACACCCATCTTCGAGGGGCTCGCCTTCAA GTGTATAAAGTTACAGTATGGTGGAGAGGAGAGTCAGAATGAAGCCTGGAACTGGCTGGCTGCCAATCAGCTGTCTACCATCATCACAACCAAAGAGTCAAG TGCGACAGATGAGGCGTGGCGCCTGCTGGCCTCCTACCTGGAGAAGCACCCTACACAGAATGCTCAGCACCATCGCTGTGTCATCAACAAGCTGCTGTCACACGGTGTACCGCTGCCAGACTGGATGGTCAACACCTACAAG GGTGTGGACGCTGCAGCATTGTTACGGCTCTACCTGAACTATGACCTGCTGGAGGAAGCAGCTGAGCTGGTATTGGAGTACGTAGATGCTCTCCTGGGGAAGGGACACCAGTACTTCGGCATTGAG aggccCCTCTCTGCTACAGCATCATTGGTGTGGCTCCCATACACTTCCATCGACCAGCTTCTTCAGGCGCTCAACGAGACCCAGACTAACGCCAGT ATATACAACAAACTGCAAGACAAGCTGAATGACTACCACAAACTGGTGGACCAGACAACAAGGCGAAGGCTCCAGGCCCAGTAG
- the nup160 gene encoding nuclear pore complex protein Nup160 isoform X2, with protein MAAVLERSFIEICGFERETLPRFREITVNLGLNSLPGGVKYPDSAGGFHYEESGKLLSITSNRCIHWSTSGDTVQLVEQSLDTNLLNNAVKLKITHCHLLPGGVHIQETLNNVIILIVTNQTVHRLVLPHPTRMYRSELVTELQMQSIFTDVGKLSLQDPAHSAAIPSPVGQTAGPSASAAWLSHQGEAHYALASPAGGILVITLPPHDTQGSITILELKRSSVMQRLAGWMPTAIRGEQSPGDLALSLAVRELEDDTFIFALCQDHKLRMWSYRDQVCLMETDMLEYMPACRGVKGSPGQGHRLRLAFSPSTGLCLAVYLAVPSRGQFTVLQLVATDNNRYSLDHISSLFATQETLVDFALTSTDIWGLWLDDTNQTVVKYINFEHSTAGQWNQVFVQPAPEEEVHIGADQDPRETYLDMLFSPLRFTASAIVKALQIYRRGTERIADLPWETLKKEVTVAVENELQSSVTEFEFSQEEYRQLQVEFWSKFYACCLQYQEALATPLGLLLNPHTHMVCLLKKGFVSFLLPCFAVDHMYLSFDEYLFSEEDTPVSEDPEVARDVMQLVQCLRLVSDAVPGDMAYEMEKALEHLQSPERAAEMVLENLLANDNENVIEDIQNKLQDIRNPVSAMAVLIREMDLETDSEPGGEGPLTTGLSVRISLSQLYGSSVAVAVICQAVCQMAMTRVLFCRDLLILQQLYLRLGDNVFLAGGDQLLQLQQDLIPRSSHLLSSYYLLKHISQSLATAVPLDIIDANLQHLSVLELSDSPALASNRSVLSPQTVVELFYQSVARKAIVTQIYSQQQSTALLHWPQMVSSVVTLLAQQLWPNNPGFQFPECLMGNCQYTQLQEYVRLIGPWCQVNVGSCRFMLGQCYLANGEGQKALQCFQEAATEVEKEEFLLRLTGAEEEEVTAASRLQYYNKVLRLLEDVGLPELVIHLATLAITEAVNDPRSQAALWTRIFKHHLDLGHNSQAYEALTQNPDSSRQLDCLRQLVVVLCERSQLQDLVQFSYVNLHDEVVSIIESRARAVDLMSHNYYELLYAFHINRHNYRKAGTVMFEYGMRLGREVRTQLGLQKQVNCYLASLNCLRLIRPDYAWIVQPSSGAVYERPGASPKRNYDGEFATGPVSGQIDILELKDLQKEYTLARSRLNLAQHHPPSAAIAGSASAVEMVSLLVQTGLFDCALSLCQTFKLSLTPIFEGLAFKCIKLQYGGEESQNEAWNWLAANQLSTIITTKESSATDEAWRLLASYLEKHPTQNAQHHRCVINKLLSHGVPLPDWMVNTYKGVDAAALLRLYLNYDLLEEAAELVLEYVDALLGKGHQYFGIERPLSATASLVWLPYTSIDQLLQALNETQTNASIYNKLQDKLNDYHKLVDQTTRRRLQAQ; from the exons gagctggtgacagagctccAGATGCAGTCTATCTTCACAGACGTGGGGAAGCTAAGTCTTCAGGATCCAGCCCACAGCGCGGCGATCCCCAGCCCCGTAGGCCAGACAGCAGGCCCCTCCGCCTCAGCAGCCTGGCTCAGCCACCAGGGAGAGGCCCACTATGCCCTGGCATCACCTGCTGGGGGCATCCTGGTCATCACACTGCCCCCACATGACACACAGGGTAGCATAACCATTCTGGAGCTGAAGAGGAGCTCTGTAATGCAGAGACTCGCTGGCTGGATGCCAACTGCAATCAG AGGTGAGCAGAGTCCTGGAGACTTGGCCCTGAGTCTGGCAGTAAGAGAACTGGAGGACGACACCTTCATATTCGCTCTGTGTCAGGACCATAAACTACGCATGTGGTCCTATAGG GACCAGGTGTGTCTGATGGAGACTGACATGTTGGAGTACATGCCAGCGTGCCGTGGCGTGAAGGGTTCCCCAGGGCAGGGCCATCGGCTGCGGCTAGCCTTCTCCCCCTCTACGGGGCTGTGTCTGGCCGTATACCTGGCTGTACCTTCCAGGGGACAGTTCACTGTtctgcagctggtggccacggACAACAATCGCTACAGCCTGGACCACATCTCCTCGCTTTTTGCCACACAG GAGACACTGGTGGACTTTGCTCTGACCTCAACGGACATCTGGGGCCTGTGGCTTGACGATACCAACCAGACCGTGGTGAAATACATCAACTTTGAACA TTCCACGGCAGGTCAGTGGAACCAGGTTTTTGTGCAGCCTGCCCCCGAGGAGGAGGTCCACATCGGAGCAGACCAGGACCCCAGG GAGACCTACCTGGACATGCTGTTCTCCCCCCTGAGATTCACTGCCTCTGCTATAGTCAAAGCCTTACAGATTTACAGGAGAGGCACAGAGCGAATCGCCGACCTCCCCTGGGAGACCCTCAAGAAAGAAGTGACGGTGGCGGTGGAGAACGAG CTGCAGAGCAGTGTGACAGAGTTTGAGTTTAGCCAGGAGGAGTACAGGCAGCTGCAAGTGGAGTTCTGGTCTAAATTCTACGCCTGCTGTCTGCAGTACCAGGAGGCTCTGGCCACTCCGCTCGGCCTACTgctcaacccacacacacacatggtctgTTTGCTGAAGAAG GGCTTTGTGTCATTCCTGCTGCCCTGCTTTGCTGTGGACCACATGTACCTGTCCTTTGACGAGTACCTGTTCTCAGAGGAGGATACGCCTGTCAGTGAAG ACCCAGAAGTTGCTCGTGACGTGATGCAGCTGGTGCAGTGTCTGAGGCTGGTGAGTGACGCGGTTCCGGGGGACATGGCCTATGAGATGGAGAAGGCCCTGGAACATTTACAGTCACCTgagagggctgcagagatggtgcTGGAGAACCTACTGGCCAATGACAA TGAGAATGTGATCGAGGACATTCAGAACAAGCTGCAGGACATCCGTAACCCGGTGTCAGCCATGGCTGTACTGATCAGAGAGATGGACCTGGAGACGGACTCCGAGCCAGGAGGAGAGGGACCTCTCACCACAG GCCTGTCAGTGCGTATTAGTCTGTCCCAACTGTATGGCAGCAGTGTGGCAGTGGCTGTTATCTGTCAGGCTGTCTGCCAGATGGCCATGACCAGAGTCCTGTTCTGTAGGGACCTACTCATACTGCAGCAGCTCTACCTACGCCTCGGAGACAAT gtGTTCCTGGCTGGAGGGGATCAGCTGCTCCAGCTACAACAGGACCTAATCCCCCGCTCCTCTCACCTGCTCTCCTCCTACTATCTCCTCAAACACATCAGCCAGAGCCTGGCCACTGCCGTGCCCCTCGACAttat AGATGCCAACCTGCAGCACCTTTCAGTCTTAGAGCTGTCTGATTCTCCAGCCCTGGCCAGCAACAGATCTG TGTTGAGCCCTCAGACGGTGGTGGAGCTGTTCTACCAGAGCGTAGCGCGGAAGGCCATCGTCACCCAGATCTACTCCCAGCAGCAGAGCACGGCTCTACTTCACTGGCCCCAAATGGTCTCCAGCGTGGTCACCTTGCTGGCTCAGCAACt ttgGCCTAACAATCCAGGCTTCCAGTTCCCTGAATGTCTGATGGGCAACTGCCAGTACACACAACTGCAG gagtaTGTGCGTCTCATTGGGCCCTGGTGTCAGGTGAACGTGGGCTCCTGCCGCTTCATGCTGGGCCAGTGTTACCTGGCCaacggagagggacagaag GCACTGCAGTGTTTTCAGGAGGCAGCgacagaggtggagaaagaggagtTTCTGCTGAGATTGACAggagctgaggaggaggaggtcacaGCCGCCTCAAGACTACAGTACTACAACAAG gtgttGCGGTTACTGGAGGATGTTGGTCTACCAGAGCTGGTCATCCATCTAGCCACTCTGGCCATAACGGAGGCCGTCAACGACCCCAGGAGTCAGGCTGCCCTGTGGACCCGCATCTTCAAGCACCACCTGGACCTGGGACACAACAGCCAAGCCTACGAAGCCCTCACACAGAACCCTGACTCCAGCAGGCAGTTGGACTGTCTGCGTCAGCTGGTGGTGGTTCTTTGTGAACGCTCTCAACTTCAGGATCTGGTCCAGTTCTCCTACGTCAACCTGCACGACgag GTGGTCAGCATCATTGAGTCCAGGGCCAGAGCAGTGGACCTGATGTCTCACAACTACTACGAGCTGCTCTACGCCTTCCACATCAACAGACACAACTACAGGAAAG CGGGTACGGTGATGTTTGAGTACGGCATGCGTCTGGGCAGGGAGGTGAGGACCCAGCTAGGTCTCCAGAAACAGGTTAACTGTTACCTGGCCTCCCTCAACTGTCTACGACTCATCAGACCTGACTACGCCTGGATCGTACAGCCGTCCTCTGGCGCGGTGTATGAGAGGCCTGGCGCGTCACCAAAGAGGAACTACGATGGAGAGTTTGCTACTGGTCCAG TGAGTGGTCAGATCGACATCCTGGAGCTGAAGGACCTTCAGAAGGAGTACACCCTGGCCCGTAGCCGCCTCAACCTGGCTCAGCACCACCCGCCGTCCGCTGCCATCGCAG GCAGTGCCTCTGCAGTAGAGATGGTGTCCCTGCTGGTTCAAACAGGACTGTTTGACTGTGCCCTCTCACTATGCCAGACCTTCAAATTGTCTCTCACACCCATCTTCGAGGGGCTCGCCTTCAA GTGTATAAAGTTACAGTATGGTGGAGAGGAGAGTCAGAATGAAGCCTGGAACTGGCTGGCTGCCAATCAGCTGTCTACCATCATCACAACCAAAGAGTCAAG TGCGACAGATGAGGCGTGGCGCCTGCTGGCCTCCTACCTGGAGAAGCACCCTACACAGAATGCTCAGCACCATCGCTGTGTCATCAACAAGCTGCTGTCACACGGTGTACCGCTGCCAGACTGGATGGTCAACACCTACAAG GGTGTGGACGCTGCAGCATTGTTACGGCTCTACCTGAACTATGACCTGCTGGAGGAAGCAGCTGAGCTGGTATTGGAGTACGTAGATGCTCTCCTGGGGAAGGGACACCAGTACTTCGGCATTGAG aggccCCTCTCTGCTACAGCATCATTGGTGTGGCTCCCATACACTTCCATCGACCAGCTTCTTCAGGCGCTCAACGAGACCCAGACTAACGCCAGT ATATACAACAAACTGCAAGACAAGCTGAATGACTACCACAAACTGGTGGACCAGACAACAAGGCGAAGGCTCCAGGCCCAGTAG